A single window of Pseudomonas marginalis DNA harbors:
- the adk gene encoding adenylate kinase — protein MRVILLGAPGAGKGTQAKFITEKFGIPQISTGDMLRAAVKAGTELGLIAKSVMDSGGLVSDDLIINLVKERISQEDCKNGFLFDGFPRTIPQAEALVKAGVELDAVVEIAVEDEEIVQRIAGRRVHEASGRVYHTVYNPPKVEGKDDVTGEDLVQRKDDTEETVRHRLSVYHSQTKPLVDFYQKLSAAQGKPKYSHIPGVGSVEAITAKVLQALS, from the coding sequence ATGCGCGTCATTCTGCTGGGAGCTCCCGGGGCCGGTAAAGGTACTCAGGCAAAGTTCATCACTGAAAAATTCGGCATTCCACAAATCTCCACCGGCGACATGCTGCGCGCAGCCGTCAAGGCCGGCACCGAGCTGGGCCTGATCGCCAAGAGCGTGATGGACAGCGGCGGCCTGGTCTCCGATGACCTGATCATCAACCTGGTCAAGGAACGCATCAGCCAGGAAGACTGCAAGAACGGCTTCCTGTTCGACGGTTTCCCACGCACCATTCCCCAGGCCGAAGCCCTGGTGAAAGCCGGCGTCGAGCTGGACGCGGTGGTGGAAATCGCGGTTGAAGATGAAGAAATCGTCCAGCGTATTGCCGGTCGTCGCGTCCACGAAGCCTCGGGCCGCGTGTACCACACCGTCTACAACCCGCCTAAAGTTGAAGGCAAGGACGATGTCACCGGTGAAGACCTGGTGCAGCGTAAGGACGACACCGAAGAAACCGTGCGTCATCGCCTGTCGGTCTACCATTCCCAGACCAAGCCGTTGGTGGATTTCTACCAGAAGCTGTCCGCAGCCCAGGGCAAGCCGAAGTACAGCCATATCCCTGGCGTCGGCTCGGTGGAAGCGATCACCGCCAAGGTCCTGCAAGCACTGAGCTGA
- the tsaB gene encoding tRNA (adenosine(37)-N6)-threonylcarbamoyltransferase complex dimerization subunit type 1 TsaB, translating into MSTLLALDTATEACSVALLHDGKVTSHYEVIPRLHAQKLLPMIKQLLEDAGTTLSAVDAIAFGRGPGAFTGVRIAIGVVQGLAFALERPVLPVSNLAVLAQRALREHCAQQVAAAIDARMDEVYWGCYRETAGEMRLVGVEAVQPPESAVLPCDASGDWFGAGTGWGYGERIGVQPAGQDATLLPHAEDLLTLARFAFERGEAIPADQAAPVYLRDKVAQTKAERGII; encoded by the coding sequence ATGAGCACCCTGCTGGCCCTGGACACCGCGACTGAAGCTTGCTCCGTTGCCTTGCTGCACGATGGCAAGGTCACAAGCCACTACGAGGTGATCCCGCGCCTGCACGCGCAGAAGCTGTTGCCGATGATCAAGCAGCTGCTTGAAGACGCGGGCACCACCCTGTCGGCCGTGGATGCCATCGCCTTTGGCCGTGGCCCGGGAGCGTTCACCGGGGTGCGCATCGCCATTGGCGTGGTCCAGGGCCTGGCCTTTGCGTTGGAGCGCCCGGTGCTGCCGGTTTCCAACCTTGCCGTACTGGCCCAACGTGCCTTGCGCGAACACTGCGCCCAGCAGGTGGCGGCGGCGATCGATGCGCGTATGGACGAAGTGTATTGGGGTTGCTACCGCGAAACGGCTGGCGAAATGCGCCTTGTCGGCGTGGAAGCGGTGCAGCCACCGGAATCGGCGGTATTGCCGTGCGATGCCAGTGGTGACTGGTTCGGGGCTGGCACCGGTTGGGGTTATGGCGAGCGTATCGGCGTTCAACCTGCTGGCCAGGACGCCACCCTGTTGCCTCACGCCGAAGATCTGCTGACCCTGGCGCGCTTCGCGTTCGAACGTGGCGAGGCGATTCCTGCGGATCAGGCTGCACCGGTTTACCTGCGCGATAAAGTCGCGCAGACCAAGGCAGAAAGAGGGATTATTTGA
- a CDS encoding DUF72 domain-containing protein, with amino-acid sequence MRLPYYLGCPSWSENAWREYLYPVDARSSDYLALYSQVFNAVEGNTTFYARPSAATVQRWVDIMPDDFRFTAKFPGDISHGGDLREQLPAAESFVGLMSPLGERVSPLWLQLSASFSPQRLAELAGFIDGLERPMAVEVRHPEFFAKGDAERTLNRLLRDRGVERICLDPRALFSCTSTSAAVLHAQSKKPKVPPRPAALTQFPQVRFIGHPELEANDPFLVPWVEKIAGWIEEGRTPYVFLHTSDNRLAAQLALRFHAKLMVRLPGLPALPTLDRQPEAEQLGLL; translated from the coding sequence ATGCGCCTGCCTTACTACCTCGGCTGCCCGTCCTGGAGTGAAAACGCCTGGCGCGAGTACCTGTACCCAGTCGACGCCCGCTCCAGCGATTACCTTGCCCTTTATTCCCAGGTCTTCAACGCCGTTGAGGGCAATACCACGTTCTACGCTCGCCCCTCGGCCGCTACCGTGCAGCGCTGGGTCGACATCATGCCCGACGATTTTCGCTTCACTGCAAAATTCCCCGGTGACATCAGTCACGGTGGCGACTTGCGCGAGCAATTGCCGGCGGCGGAAAGTTTTGTCGGTTTGATGAGCCCGCTCGGTGAACGTGTTTCGCCGCTGTGGCTGCAACTGTCGGCGAGTTTTTCGCCGCAACGCCTGGCTGAACTGGCCGGTTTTATCGATGGCCTGGAACGCCCGATGGCGGTGGAAGTACGCCACCCTGAGTTCTTCGCCAAGGGCGATGCCGAGCGCACGCTCAACCGTTTGTTACGGGATCGGGGTGTCGAGCGCATCTGCCTCGACCCGCGCGCGTTGTTCAGTTGCACGTCGACCTCGGCGGCGGTACTGCACGCACAATCGAAAAAGCCCAAGGTGCCACCCCGTCCGGCAGCGCTGACCCAGTTTCCCCAAGTGCGTTTTATCGGCCATCCGGAGCTTGAGGCCAATGACCCGTTCCTGGTGCCGTGGGTGGAAAAAATCGCGGGTTGGATCGAAGAAGGCCGCACACCCTACGTATTCCTGCACACCTCGGACAACCGCCTGGCCGCACAGCTGGCCCTGCGTTTCCACGCCAAGTTGATGGTGCGCCTGCCCGGCCTTCCGGCGCTGCCGACGTTGGATCGGCAACCCGAAGCGGAACAACTGGGGTTACTCTAG
- a CDS encoding isocitrate lyase/PEP mutase family protein — MDAQALRAETFKSLHERDRAFVMPNPWDAGSAVMLTSLGFEALATTSAGYAFSLGRPDAEGALSLEDTLLNAAMIAKATALPVAADLENGFSDTPEGCAETILRAAASGIVGGSIEDATGVAVDPIYPFDLSVERVEAAVAAARSLPFPFTLTARAENLLHGRLDLPDTIRRLQAYAEAGADVLYAPGLRSAEDVLAVVKAVAPKPVNVLMSGGLKLSVAQLSAMGVKRISVGSAMALAAYGEFYRAAQEVYELGTFSFTERSMPFSQANQFFKD, encoded by the coding sequence ATGGATGCCCAAGCCCTTCGCGCCGAAACCTTCAAGTCCCTGCATGAGCGCGACCGCGCCTTCGTGATGCCTAACCCTTGGGATGCCGGCTCCGCGGTGATGCTCACCAGCCTTGGCTTTGAAGCCCTTGCCACGACCAGTGCGGGTTATGCGTTCAGCCTGGGGCGCCCGGACGCGGAAGGCGCGTTGTCCCTTGAAGACACGTTGCTCAATGCCGCCATGATCGCCAAGGCCACCGCGCTGCCGGTGGCGGCCGACCTGGAAAACGGCTTCAGCGATACCCCTGAAGGCTGTGCCGAAACCATCTTGCGGGCGGCGGCCAGCGGTATCGTGGGGGGCTCTATCGAAGATGCCACCGGCGTTGCCGTCGACCCGATCTATCCCTTCGACCTTTCCGTAGAGCGCGTGGAAGCCGCCGTCGCCGCTGCCCGCAGCTTGCCATTCCCCTTCACACTGACGGCCCGCGCGGAAAACCTCCTGCATGGTCGCCTGGATCTGCCCGACACTATTCGCCGCCTGCAGGCCTACGCCGAAGCCGGCGCCGACGTGCTCTATGCGCCGGGCCTGCGCAGTGCTGAGGACGTGCTGGCGGTGGTCAAGGCCGTGGCGCCAAAGCCGGTGAACGTGTTGATGTCCGGCGGCCTGAAACTCAGCGTGGCGCAATTGAGCGCGATGGGGGTAAAGCGCATCAGCGTGGGCTCGGCCATGGCACTGGCGGCCTATGGTGAATTCTACCGAGCGGCCCAGGAAGTCTATGAGCTGGGCACCTTCAGCTTTACCGAGCGCTCGATGCCCTTCAGCCAGGCCAATCAGTTCTTCAAGGACTGA
- a CDS encoding extensin family protein → MRFFKLLGALLVLSGAFAVGVWRGWLPLPAEWNPWSPLDVRSSPNLLTRYKLGRLQDDPELCDQVLKTSGLRVSHQADTPADAACPLRNTLRVQGADVALSSSFLASCPLAVAFALFERHSLQPAAQAVFGQAVTRVDHLGSFACRNMYNRAEGRLSQHASANALDIAGFRLADGRSISVLKDWSGEGDSARFLRQVRDGACDDFNVVLSPDYNAAHRNHFHLDMGRWWVCR, encoded by the coding sequence GTGCGTTTTTTCAAACTGCTGGGTGCTCTGCTGGTGCTCAGTGGTGCATTTGCCGTGGGTGTATGGCGTGGCTGGCTGCCGTTGCCGGCCGAATGGAACCCCTGGTCGCCGCTGGACGTACGGTCCAGCCCGAACCTGTTGACCCGCTACAAGCTGGGACGCCTGCAGGATGACCCCGAGCTCTGCGACCAAGTGCTGAAAACCTCTGGTTTGCGTGTCAGCCATCAGGCTGACACGCCCGCTGACGCTGCCTGTCCTCTGCGCAATACCTTGCGCGTGCAGGGTGCAGACGTGGCATTAAGCAGCAGCTTTCTCGCCAGTTGCCCGTTGGCCGTGGCATTCGCGCTGTTCGAGCGTCACAGCCTGCAACCGGCAGCCCAGGCGGTGTTCGGCCAGGCGGTGACACGGGTCGATCACCTGGGCAGCTTTGCCTGTCGCAACATGTATAACCGTGCCGAAGGGCGGCTCAGCCAGCATGCGTCGGCCAATGCCTTGGATATCGCCGGGTTTCGCCTGGCGGATGGGCGCAGTATCAGCGTGCTCAAGGATTGGTCCGGGGAGGGCGACAGCGCGCGGTTCCTGCGCCAGGTGCGCGATGGCGCCTGTGATGATTTCAATGTGGTGTTGAGCCCGGACTACAACGCCGCGCACCGCAACCATTTCCATCTGGACATGGGGCGTTGGTGGGTGTGTCGCTAG
- a CDS encoding energy transducer TonB, with translation MSDILPLTIGVLPTHNHYGLRNTQALAGVSHVWQDFFARALAEQLGETPDALAAKAPAPADPTVEPSAGADLLSQILTQRECDVKDTEIAPPEPLFLPIAEFETELLPPAATPFPQEEIVAQQRQQNFESAWVRPIVLTAGQPLPEPGPAPEPRPLHLPIAEFELDLLPPPATPYPTEELLAQQKALDFDYHWARPLITHNLRLAA, from the coding sequence ATGTCAGACATTCTCCCCCTAACCATCGGTGTACTGCCGACCCATAACCACTACGGCCTGCGCAATACTCAAGCGCTGGCCGGGGTGAGCCATGTGTGGCAGGACTTCTTCGCCCGGGCGCTGGCCGAGCAGCTCGGTGAAACGCCGGACGCGCTCGCCGCCAAGGCGCCGGCACCGGCGGACCCGACGGTAGAGCCCAGCGCCGGTGCCGACCTGTTGTCGCAGATCCTCACGCAGCGTGAGTGCGACGTCAAAGACACCGAGATTGCGCCACCTGAGCCACTGTTCCTGCCTATCGCCGAATTCGAAACCGAGTTGCTGCCACCGGCCGCCACGCCATTCCCACAGGAAGAAATCGTCGCGCAGCAGCGCCAGCAGAATTTCGAAAGCGCTTGGGTTCGCCCGATCGTCCTCACGGCCGGCCAGCCATTGCCTGAGCCCGGCCCGGCGCCGGAACCACGCCCTCTGCACTTGCCGATTGCCGAGTTCGAACTGGACCTGTTGCCACCACCCGCCACGCCTTACCCAACCGAAGAACTGCTGGCGCAACAGAAGGCGCTGGACTTCGACTACCACTGGGCACGCCCACTGATCACCCACAACCTGCGCCTGGCGGCCTAG
- a CDS encoding class I SAM-dependent methyltransferase — protein sequence MSEQPAASRIQVEALGEGFQARAEQWAAQLGLPLQLADADFSLQVGEHGLQLQQLGPDAPGPVRVDFVEGGAAHRRLYGGGSGQMIAKAVGIAQGVRPRVLDATAGLGKDAFVLASLGCEMSLIERQPLIGALLEDGLARATQDFDVAPIVARMKLLKGNSIDVMLNWQGEPPQVIYLDPMFPHREKTALVKKEMRLFRPLVGDDPDAPALLAAALALASHRVVVKRPRKAPCIEGPKPSHALDGKSSRYDIYPKKALKS from the coding sequence ATGAGCGAACAACCAGCGGCCAGCCGCATCCAGGTCGAGGCCTTGGGCGAAGGTTTCCAGGCCCGGGCCGAGCAGTGGGCTGCACAGCTCGGCTTGCCTTTACAGCTCGCGGATGCGGATTTTTCCCTGCAAGTGGGGGAACACGGCCTGCAACTGCAGCAGCTTGGACCTGACGCGCCGGGACCGGTGCGGGTGGACTTCGTCGAAGGCGGCGCGGCTCACCGTCGGCTGTATGGCGGCGGCAGCGGACAGATGATCGCCAAGGCCGTGGGCATTGCCCAAGGCGTGCGTCCCCGTGTGCTGGACGCCACGGCCGGTCTGGGCAAGGACGCGTTCGTGCTGGCCAGCCTGGGCTGCGAGATGAGCCTGATCGAGCGCCAACCGCTGATCGGTGCCTTGCTCGAGGATGGCCTGGCGCGCGCTACGCAGGATTTTGACGTAGCGCCCATCGTGGCGCGCATGAAGCTGCTCAAGGGCAACTCCATTGACGTGATGCTCAATTGGCAAGGGGAGCCACCCCAGGTGATCTACCTCGACCCGATGTTCCCCCACCGTGAGAAAACCGCCCTGGTGAAGAAAGAAATGCGCTTGTTCCGGCCACTGGTGGGCGATGATCCGGATGCACCGGCCCTGCTGGCCGCCGCCCTGGCCCTGGCCAGCCACCGCGTGGTGGTCAAGCGCCCGCGCAAGGCGCCCTGCATCGAAGGGCCCAAGCCGAGCCATGCGCTGGATGGCAAGTCCAGCCGGTATGACATTTATCCCAAGAAAGCGCTCAAGTCTTAA
- a CDS encoding TetR/AcrR family transcriptional regulator has translation MSDNRVSTNSPGRPKDMAKRQAILSAAKILFLSNGYTNTSMDAVALEAGVSKLTVYSHFTDKETLFTAAVVAKCEEQLPVMYFELPEGMPVETVLLNIARGFHRLINSEESVNLHRLMMTTGNQDVKLSQIFFEAGPMRMLQGMERLLGKIDQSGALSIDRPLTAAEHFFCLLKGTANFCLLYGCGGQLSEEAAEAHVQEVVGLFMRAYRRDAAASG, from the coding sequence ATGTCCGACAATCGTGTAAGCACCAATAGCCCCGGGCGTCCCAAGGACATGGCAAAACGCCAGGCTATCCTCTCGGCAGCGAAAATCCTGTTCTTGAGCAACGGCTACACCAACACCAGCATGGATGCCGTGGCCCTTGAGGCCGGCGTATCGAAACTGACCGTCTACAGCCACTTCACCGACAAAGAAACCTTGTTCACCGCCGCCGTGGTGGCCAAGTGCGAGGAACAGTTGCCGGTGATGTACTTCGAACTGCCCGAAGGCATGCCGGTGGAAACGGTATTGTTGAATATCGCCCGGGGGTTCCATCGACTGATCAACAGTGAAGAGTCGGTTAACCTGCATCGCCTGATGATGACCACCGGCAATCAGGACGTGAAACTCTCACAGATCTTCTTCGAAGCCGGGCCCATGCGGATGCTCCAGGGCATGGAGCGCCTGCTCGGCAAGATCGACCAGAGCGGCGCGCTGAGCATCGACAGACCGCTTACGGCAGCCGAGCACTTCTTCTGCCTGCTCAAGGGCACCGCGAACTTCTGCCTGCTGTATGGCTGCGGCGGGCAACTGAGTGAGGAAGCCGCCGAAGCCCATGTGCAGGAGGTGGTGGGGTTGTTTATGCGGGCCTATAGGAGAGATGCGGCTGCAAGTGGTTAG
- a CDS encoding efflux RND transporter periplasmic adaptor subunit, with product MRSTFLPFALPVCLVFLLAACGQEEAVQTTVRPAMVVQPQPSAQSTDSYPGEVRARYEPDLAFRVGGKVSKRLVEEGERVKTNQALAELDPQDVRLQLEAARAQVAAAEANLRLVRAERDRYKTLMDRQMVSRSQYDNSENLYRSGEARLKQIKAEFDVASNQAGYAVLRAPQDGVVAKRAVEVGQVVSAGQTVFTLATDGEREVLISLPEQGFGRFKIGQQVAVELWSQPGQRFTGRIRELSPAADPKSRTFAARVAFTGGKVPAELGQSARVFIQADGVVPLSVPLSALSAENGASYVWRVQPDNTLKRTPVRIGAFGEKTVPVLEGLTPNDWVVAAGVHVLHEGQQVRAVDGSNRIVNLAAKE from the coding sequence ATGCGCAGCACTTTCCTGCCCTTTGCGTTGCCTGTCTGCCTGGTCTTCCTGTTGGCCGCCTGCGGCCAGGAAGAAGCGGTCCAGACCACCGTCCGCCCGGCCATGGTGGTGCAGCCGCAACCCTCGGCGCAGTCGACGGACAGCTACCCCGGTGAAGTACGCGCGCGCTATGAGCCGGACCTGGCCTTTCGCGTCGGTGGCAAAGTCAGCAAGCGTCTGGTGGAGGAGGGCGAGCGGGTCAAGACCAACCAGGCACTGGCGGAACTTGACCCTCAGGATGTGCGCCTGCAACTGGAGGCCGCCCGTGCCCAGGTCGCCGCTGCCGAGGCCAACCTGCGCCTGGTACGCGCTGAGCGTGATCGCTACAAGACCCTGATGGACCGTCAGATGGTCAGCCGTTCCCAGTACGACAATTCCGAAAACCTTTACCGTTCCGGTGAAGCGCGCCTCAAGCAGATCAAGGCCGAGTTCGACGTGGCCAGTAACCAGGCCGGTTACGCCGTATTGCGCGCCCCTCAGGATGGCGTCGTCGCCAAGCGCGCGGTGGAAGTCGGCCAAGTGGTATCCGCTGGCCAGACCGTGTTCACCCTGGCCACCGATGGCGAGCGCGAAGTGCTTATCAGCCTGCCCGAACAAGGGTTTGGTCGCTTCAAGATCGGTCAGCAGGTCGCGGTGGAGTTGTGGAGCCAGCCGGGCCAGCGTTTCACCGGGCGCATTCGTGAACTGTCGCCTGCGGCTGATCCAAAATCGCGCACCTTCGCCGCTCGCGTTGCCTTCACCGGCGGCAAAGTCCCGGCGGAACTGGGGCAAAGCGCTCGCGTATTCATACAGGCCGACGGCGTTGTTCCGCTGTCGGTACCGCTGTCTGCCCTGAGTGCGGAGAACGGTGCGTCCTACGTCTGGCGTGTACAGCCGGACAACACCCTCAAGCGCACGCCGGTACGCATCGGCGCCTTTGGCGAAAAAACCGTGCCGGTGCTGGAAGGCTTGACCCCCAACGACTGGGTGGTCGCAGCAGGCGTGCATGTGCTCCACGAGGGCCAGCAAGTGCGCGCGGTGGATGGCTCCAACCGTATAGTGAACCTGGCGGCCAAGGAGTAG
- a CDS encoding efflux RND transporter permease subunit → MAFNLSEWALRNRQIVLFLMILLAVVGTLSYTKLGQSEDPPFTFKAMVIKTNWPGATAQEVSRQVTERIEKKLMETGEYERIVSFSRPGESTVTFIARDSMHSVQIPELWYQVRKKISDIRQTLPPDIQGPFFNDEFGTTFGNIYALTGDGFDYAVLKDYADRIQIQLQRVADVGKVELLGLQDEKIWIELSNLKLATLGLPLAAVQQALQEQNAVSTAGFFETPSERVQLRVSGNFKTVEEIRDFPIRVADRTFRIGDVADIHRGFNDPPAPRMRYMGADAIGLAVAMRDGGDILVLGKALEGEFARLQKNLPAGMELRKVSDQPAAVKTGVGEFVQVLAEALAIVLLVSFFSLGIRTGMVVALAIPLVLAMTFATMYYLGIGLHKISLGALVLALGLLVDDAIIAVEMMAIKMEQGYDRLKAASFAWTSTAFPMLTGTLITAAGFLPIATAQSSTGEYTRSIFQVVTIALLASWIAAVVFVPYLGEKLLPDLAKIHAAKHGIDGPDPYGTPFYQRVRRLVEWCVRRRKTVIVLTLLLFIGSVALFRFVPQQFFPASGRLELMVDLKLAEGASLSNTADQVKRLEALLKEHAGIDNYVAYVGTGSPRFYLPLDQQLPAASFAQFVVLAKTIEGRESLRTWLIETLNEQFPDLRSRVTRLENGPPVGYPVQFRVTGEHIEEVRALARKVAAKVRENTHVVNVHLDWEEPSKIVYLNIDQDRARALGVSTANLSKFLQSSLTGSSVSQYREDNELIEILLRGTVHERTELSLLPSLAVPTDNGKSVALSQIATLEYGFEEGIIWHRNRLPTVTVRADIYGKEQPATLVQQILPTLEWVRAELPDGYLLEVGGTVEDSARGQNSVKAGVPLFIVVVLTLLMLQLRSFSRTAMVFLTAPLGLIGVTLFLLVFRQPFGFVAMLGTIALSGMIMRNSVILVDQIEQDIKAGLAPWQAIIEATVRRFRPIVLTALAAVLAMIPLSRSVFFGPMAVAIMGGLIVATALTLLFLPALYAAWFKVRKAA, encoded by the coding sequence ATGGCTTTCAATCTTTCCGAATGGGCGTTGCGTAACCGCCAGATTGTACTGTTCCTGATGATCCTGCTGGCTGTGGTCGGTACTTTGTCCTATACCAAACTGGGGCAAAGCGAAGATCCACCGTTTACCTTCAAGGCCATGGTGATCAAGACCAACTGGCCCGGCGCTACGGCCCAGGAAGTCTCGCGCCAGGTCACCGAGCGTATCGAGAAAAAACTGATGGAGACCGGCGAATACGAGCGCATTGTCTCTTTCTCTCGCCCGGGCGAGTCCACCGTCACCTTCATTGCGCGCGACTCCATGCACTCTGTGCAGATTCCTGAGTTGTGGTACCAGGTGCGCAAGAAGATCAGCGACATCCGGCAGACCTTGCCGCCGGATATCCAGGGGCCGTTTTTCAACGACGAGTTCGGTACCACCTTCGGCAATATCTACGCCCTGACCGGCGACGGCTTCGACTATGCCGTACTCAAGGACTACGCCGACCGCATCCAGATTCAGCTGCAACGAGTGGCGGATGTGGGCAAGGTCGAGTTACTTGGCCTACAGGATGAGAAGATCTGGATCGAGCTGTCCAACCTCAAGCTCGCCACCCTTGGCCTGCCGTTGGCCGCTGTGCAGCAGGCGTTGCAGGAGCAGAACGCGGTCTCCACTGCCGGCTTCTTTGAAACCCCGAGCGAGCGCGTGCAACTGCGCGTGTCGGGTAATTTCAAGACGGTGGAAGAAATCCGCGACTTTCCTATTCGTGTCGCTGATCGAACCTTCCGCATCGGTGATGTTGCCGATATTCACCGCGGCTTCAACGATCCACCGGCGCCGCGCATGCGTTACATGGGGGCGGATGCTATCGGACTGGCCGTGGCCATGCGCGACGGTGGCGACATCCTGGTGCTGGGCAAGGCTCTCGAAGGCGAATTCGCACGCTTGCAAAAGAACCTTCCGGCGGGCATGGAGCTGCGCAAGGTGTCAGACCAACCGGCAGCGGTGAAAACCGGTGTCGGCGAATTCGTGCAGGTGTTGGCCGAGGCATTGGCGATTGTCTTGCTGGTGAGTTTCTTCTCCCTCGGCATACGCACTGGCATGGTCGTAGCACTGGCGATTCCGCTGGTGCTGGCGATGACCTTTGCCACCATGTATTACCTCGGCATCGGCCTGCACAAGATTTCCCTCGGTGCGTTGGTGCTGGCCCTTGGCTTGCTGGTGGATGATGCGATCATTGCCGTGGAAATGATGGCAATCAAAATGGAGCAGGGCTACGACCGGCTCAAGGCGGCCAGTTTTGCCTGGACCAGCACCGCCTTCCCGATGCTCACCGGCACGCTGATCACGGCGGCCGGCTTCCTGCCGATTGCCACCGCGCAGTCGAGCACAGGTGAATACACACGCTCGATCTTCCAGGTGGTGACGATCGCGTTGCTCGCCTCATGGATCGCCGCCGTGGTGTTTGTGCCGTACCTGGGGGAAAAACTCCTGCCGGACCTGGCGAAGATTCACGCGGCCAAACATGGCATCGATGGCCCGGATCCCTACGGTACGCCGTTCTACCAACGTGTAAGACGTTTGGTGGAGTGGTGCGTGCGTCGGCGCAAAACTGTGATTGTCCTGACGTTGCTGCTGTTTATCGGCTCGGTGGCGTTGTTTCGCTTTGTGCCGCAACAGTTCTTCCCGGCCTCAGGCCGCCTGGAATTGATGGTCGACCTGAAACTGGCCGAAGGCGCTTCCCTGAGCAACACCGCCGATCAGGTCAAGCGCCTGGAAGCCTTGCTCAAGGAACACGCCGGCATTGATAACTATGTGGCCTACGTCGGCACCGGTTCGCCGCGTTTCTACCTGCCACTGGACCAGCAACTGCCAGCGGCCAGTTTTGCGCAGTTCGTGGTATTGGCTAAGACCATCGAGGGCCGCGAAAGCCTGCGCACCTGGCTGATCGAAACCCTCAACGAACAATTCCCCGACCTTCGCTCACGCGTTACCCGCCTGGAAAATGGCCCTCCCGTGGGCTATCCGGTGCAGTTTCGCGTAACCGGCGAACACATCGAGGAAGTCCGCGCCCTTGCGCGGAAAGTCGCTGCCAAGGTTCGCGAAAATACCCACGTGGTCAATGTGCACCTGGACTGGGAAGAGCCGAGCAAGATCGTCTACCTCAATATCGACCAGGACCGCGCCCGCGCCCTCGGTGTCAGTACCGCCAACCTGTCGAAATTCCTGCAAAGCTCACTGACCGGTTCCAGCGTCAGTCAATACCGGGAGGACAACGAGTTGATCGAAATTCTCCTGCGCGGCACCGTCCACGAGCGCACCGAGTTGTCGCTGCTGCCCAGCCTGGCGGTACCGACCGACAACGGTAAAAGCGTGGCCCTGTCGCAGATCGCCACCCTCGAATACGGCTTTGAAGAGGGCATTATCTGGCACCGCAACCGCTTGCCGACGGTGACCGTGCGCGCCGATATCTACGGCAAGGAACAACCGGCAACGTTGGTCCAGCAAATCCTGCCAACCCTTGAGTGGGTTCGCGCCGAATTGCCGGATGGCTACCTGTTGGAGGTCGGTGGCACCGTCGAAGACTCCGCCCGCGGGCAGAACTCGGTGAAGGCCGGCGTGCCGCTGTTTATCGTGGTGGTGCTGACCTTGCTGATGCTGCAATTGCGCAGCTTCTCACGCACGGCGATGGTGTTTCTGACCGCGCCGTTGGGCCTGATTGGCGTGACGCTGTTCCTGCTGGTGTTCCGCCAGCCCTTCGGCTTCGTGGCCATGCTCGGGACCATCGCGTTGTCTGGGATGATCATGCGCAACTCGGTGATCCTGGTGGACCAGATCGAACAGGACATCAAGGCCGGGCTGGCGCCGTGGCAGGCAATTATCGAAGCCACCGTACGGCGTTTCCGCCCGATTGTGCTGACCGCCCTGGCGGCGGTGCTGGCGATGATCCCGCTGTCACGCAGCGTGTTCTTCGGGCCGATGGCAGTGGCGATCATGGGTGGCTTGATCGTGGCGACGGCGTTGACCCTGTTGTTCTTGCCGGCGCTCTACGCGGCGTGGTTCAAGGTTCGGAAGGCGGCATAG
- a CDS encoding LysE family translocator: MFACIPALMLLLLAPGPTNTLLFRAGVLFGYRASWWLAFVECLAYVLQVSIWGVALLYLAAYSPWASKFTQLAAAGYLLYVSYKLWQRKNSTVDPGRDRLSGWSFFWLTLMNPKGLLIVSFIAPAGTFAAWQGYAGFMATLALVVIPVGSAWIVFGSRFEGLQKAWLTPLKINRATALAMGGFATLTVGRLAESVLH, from the coding sequence ATGTTCGCCTGCATTCCAGCCCTGATGTTGCTACTGCTTGCCCCCGGTCCCACCAATACCTTGCTGTTTCGTGCCGGCGTATTGTTTGGCTATCGTGCGTCCTGGTGGTTGGCATTTGTCGAGTGCCTGGCTTACGTGCTTCAGGTTTCGATATGGGGTGTTGCACTGCTCTACCTGGCGGCCTATTCGCCTTGGGCGTCGAAGTTCACGCAATTGGCGGCGGCCGGATACCTGCTGTATGTCTCGTACAAGCTCTGGCAACGCAAAAACAGCACCGTCGACCCTGGCCGTGACCGCCTCAGTGGGTGGAGTTTTTTCTGGTTGACACTGATGAACCCCAAGGGGCTGTTGATCGTGTCGTTTATTGCGCCGGCCGGCACCTTTGCCGCATGGCAAGGCTATGCCGGGTTCATGGCCACACTGGCATTGGTGGTGATACCGGTAGGGTCTGCGTGGATCGTATTCGGCAGTCGCTTCGAAGGGCTGCAAAAAGCCTGGCTGACACCCTTGAAGATCAACCGTGCGACGGCGCTGGCCATGGGGGGCTTTGCAACGTTGACGGTGGGGCGATTGGCTGAGTCGGTACTGCATTGA